The Radiobacillus deserti genomic interval TTACTGCTTTTTTATGGAGCGGTGGCGGTTTATTTTGTGAGCGACCAGATGAAAGAAGCGATTAGAATGTTATCGAAGCAAAACAAGATGCCCAATTATGTGGACGGGGGTCTTCTAACCCTGCTGTTTCTTGCTTTTTTAGGTAGTACGGTATATCCATGGTTGTCCATTTTAGGGTTTGTTGGACTTATTCCGGTTATCAAACGGTTTACAGAAAAGGTAGTTTGACAGGAAAAGGGTCTTTTCCTATAATACGTTTAATTCAAGGCAAAGGAAGTGGAAGCGTGCATGAGTGAAGAAATACAATATGAACAAAAGAAGCAAGATCCTTCCTTAAAATTATTTGTTGTTCTATCTAAGGCTTATCGTTCCATTGCAGATCAAGTAGAAGCAGATATACGCAAAAAAGGTCTAAATCCAACGGAGTTTGGTGTTTTAGAGCTACTTTATCATCAAGGCGAACAGCCACTTCAGAAGATTGGAGATAAAATTCTATTAGCAAGTGGAAGCATCACATATGTTGTGGACAAGCTAGAATCGAAAGGATATCTCAATCGGGTTCCTTGTGAAACGGACCGAAGAATAACTTATGCTTCTATTTCAGAACAGGGTAAAGACTTGTTGCATACGATTTTCCCTGAACATTGGAAGCAAATTGAACACATCACGGATGGATTATCAGATGAACAGAAGCTTCAAGCTATCGAGCTACTAAAACAACTTGGGATTCATGCAAATAATTTAAAGGTAGAAAAAAAGTAAGAGTTGCGCTATAATAGTCATAACTTATTTTGAGAAGGAGGGAAAAAAATGGCCAACACTGATTTGCACGAAACACTGTATTTTTACCGTGCAATTTTTCATGATTTAGTTTCTAACGGGACACGTATGCCCTTTTTTAGAAACTAAATAACGAAAAACAGTGTAGGATCATGATTCCCTAAGATAAAAGAAGA includes:
- a CDS encoding RAxF-45 family protein is translated as MANTDLHETLYFYRAIFHDLVSNGTRMPFFRN
- a CDS encoding MarR family winged helix-turn-helix transcriptional regulator, coding for MSEEIQYEQKKQDPSLKLFVVLSKAYRSIADQVEADIRKKGLNPTEFGVLELLYHQGEQPLQKIGDKILLASGSITYVVDKLESKGYLNRVPCETDRRITYASISEQGKDLLHTIFPEHWKQIEHITDGLSDEQKLQAIELLKQLGIHANNLKVEKK